One Alicyclobacillus acidoterrestris DNA window includes the following coding sequences:
- the opuFA gene encoding osmoprotectant update ABC transporter ATP-binding subunit OpuFA yields the protein MIRFDHVSKQYAGGRFAVQSLNLQIHDGEFFVLIGPSGCGKTTTLKMINRLIDLSEGTVWVNDKKISDYDIDELRWNIGYVLQQIALFPHMTIAENIAVVPELRHWDKRRIAARVDELLTMVGLEPSVYRNRKPRELSGGQQQRVGVIRALAADPEILLMDEPFSALDPFSREKLQDDLLEIQQKLKKTIVFVTHDMQEAMKLGDRIGLMKGGELVQVGTPHEFLTDPANDFVREFVGGYKFTVNLKELVHPVQTAAAETKMIPLDTPFDEVLEHLSRFEQLCVEEDGHPIGIINRQHVLSYMSQYLRVGGQRNE from the coding sequence GTGATCCGATTTGATCATGTGTCCAAACAGTACGCAGGCGGCAGGTTTGCCGTGCAGTCGCTAAACTTGCAAATTCACGACGGAGAATTTTTTGTGCTGATTGGCCCGAGCGGTTGCGGAAAGACGACCACATTGAAAATGATTAATCGCTTGATTGACTTGTCTGAGGGGACCGTCTGGGTGAACGACAAGAAAATCAGCGACTACGATATCGATGAACTTCGTTGGAATATTGGCTACGTCCTTCAGCAAATTGCGCTTTTTCCCCATATGACGATTGCCGAAAATATCGCTGTCGTACCGGAACTCAGGCACTGGGATAAGCGAAGAATCGCTGCGCGGGTGGATGAGTTACTGACGATGGTGGGACTGGAGCCGAGCGTTTATAGAAACCGTAAGCCGCGAGAGTTGTCCGGCGGTCAACAGCAACGCGTGGGGGTCATACGGGCGCTTGCGGCTGATCCGGAAATCCTCCTCATGGACGAACCCTTTAGTGCGCTCGATCCGTTCAGTAGAGAAAAATTACAGGATGACCTTTTGGAAATCCAACAGAAACTCAAGAAGACGATTGTATTTGTCACGCATGATATGCAAGAGGCGATGAAACTTGGGGATCGGATTGGTCTGATGAAAGGGGGAGAACTGGTTCAGGTTGGAACCCCTCATGAGTTCTTGACGGATCCGGCGAACGATTTTGTGCGGGAGTTTGTCGGCGGCTATAAATTCACCGTCAATTTAAAGGAACTTGTGCATCCGGTGCAAACCGCTGCCGCTGAAACAAAGATGATTCCACTCGATACGCCTTTCGATGAGGTGTTGGAACACCTATCCCGATTTGAACAACTCTGTGTCGAGGAAGATGGGCATCCAATCGGGATCATCAATCGTCAGCATGTACTTTCGTACATGTCGCAATATTTGAGGGTCGGAGGGCAGCGGAATGAATAA
- a CDS encoding IS1380 family transposase, whose product MKQYNHTRSQFARKSSTIHTRYDLNAATSFGGAAGLIDFVLGTGIDREFWVHGLRKGRNTQFHMDDIALTVIFGSLLGQERIFHFEDIEQDPLLKLKLDVPKLPDTTLLYKDLKRLGSDAGIKAIRSAHRQILKSLLPKGQSIVVDIDSSVETVYGAQQQSAVGYNPHHHGRASFHPLLAFDSLTGCCLYDELRSGDAHTSDRFANFYKAMKDQLPDGVNIRAVRMDKGFTGEKVFQILEQDKRDYVIKLKWTKRLAQLAQAPNLLWHCITESDRKHCDVTSIMYQATSWDRPRRVVIVRRLDIDPQECLCAEWLWEYEAIATTLDWRGEDVWHFYNFRGNAENHIKEAKYGFAIDQFSSQNFDANKALQGLKLLAYNLLLLYKHVALQPRVRQWTAGRLRRRLFHLPGILVRHARQWSIRLPVYAKHRSLLMLHAAT is encoded by the coding sequence GTGAAACAATATAATCATACACGAAGTCAGTTTGCTCGTAAAAGCTCTACAATTCATACTCGCTACGATTTGAATGCCGCCACCTCCTTTGGCGGTGCAGCTGGTCTCATAGATTTCGTTTTGGGAACGGGTATTGACAGGGAGTTTTGGGTACATGGATTACGCAAGGGCAGAAACACCCAGTTCCACATGGACGATATTGCTCTGACCGTCATTTTCGGTTCCTTGCTGGGTCAGGAACGGATTTTCCACTTTGAGGACATCGAACAAGATCCCCTGTTGAAGCTGAAGTTGGACGTGCCAAAACTGCCTGATACGACTCTGTTATATAAGGACCTCAAGCGGCTTGGCTCCGACGCTGGCATCAAGGCGATACGTTCGGCGCATAGACAAATCCTAAAGTCACTTCTCCCCAAAGGACAAAGCATCGTGGTCGATATCGACTCCTCTGTAGAGACTGTTTATGGCGCGCAGCAACAGTCCGCTGTTGGATATAATCCACACCATCACGGACGAGCGAGTTTCCATCCCTTGCTGGCGTTTGATTCACTCACTGGTTGTTGTCTCTATGATGAGTTGCGCTCTGGTGACGCCCATACATCAGATAGATTTGCGAATTTCTACAAGGCGATGAAAGACCAGTTGCCGGATGGCGTCAACATTCGTGCCGTCCGCATGGATAAAGGGTTTACCGGAGAAAAAGTGTTTCAGATATTGGAGCAAGACAAGCGGGATTACGTCATCAAACTGAAGTGGACCAAGCGACTCGCACAGTTGGCGCAAGCGCCAAATCTCCTCTGGCACTGCATCACAGAGAGTGACCGGAAACATTGTGACGTTACTTCCATCATGTATCAGGCAACATCCTGGGACAGGCCTCGGCGGGTCGTGATTGTGCGTCGCTTGGACATTGACCCACAGGAGTGCCTGTGTGCGGAGTGGCTCTGGGAATACGAGGCGATTGCCACAACGCTTGACTGGCGCGGCGAGGATGTATGGCACTTCTATAACTTTCGTGGTAACGCTGAGAATCACATCAAGGAAGCCAAATATGGATTCGCCATCGACCAATTCTCCAGCCAAAATTTCGATGCCAACAAAGCGCTACAAGGTCTAAAGCTACTTGCGTATAATCTACTCCTGCTGTACAAGCACGTCGCGCTTCAACCAAGGGTGCGACAGTGGACCGCCGGACGGCTCAGACGAAGACTATTCCATCTACCTGGGATTCTAGTGCGTCATGCACGCCAGTGGAGCATTCGTCTTCCCGTGTATGCCAAGCATCGGTCGTTGCTCATGCTTCATGCCGCCACGTAG
- a CDS encoding SPL family radical SAM protein translates to MRKPPVFESIAPKQVMNKVTAPEMPFQWSINPYRGCTHGCSFCYARVTHTYMGLAADDTFRHHVFVKENAADVLNAQLRRKLKHHQGDYARLQRDIGLVNIGTATDPYQPIEARQRETRKCLEVLAHYGIQTSITTRSPLIRRDIDVLKHMNIQSIHISVNTLDKSVWRNLEPATPAPQKRLETIQTLADAGLPVGILLAPIIPHLTDSREQLHDVIHLAIQHGAHFIIPSVLRLSGEVKTWFLQTIQRHYPELVGKYQRLYKGAYAPQSYVRPLMDSVHTMLDELQMTTDIPARPLSRYNTGQEDTRSSESDAFTGISCVNREGMNSQSVQLTLPI, encoded by the coding sequence ATGCGCAAGCCGCCCGTATTTGAGTCGATTGCACCAAAACAAGTGATGAATAAAGTCACGGCACCAGAGATGCCCTTCCAGTGGTCCATCAATCCCTATCGCGGATGCACGCACGGTTGCAGTTTCTGTTACGCGCGCGTCACGCACACGTACATGGGTCTCGCCGCAGACGATACATTTCGTCACCATGTCTTCGTCAAGGAAAATGCTGCTGATGTGTTAAACGCGCAACTTCGTCGCAAACTCAAACATCACCAAGGAGATTACGCAAGGCTCCAAAGAGACATTGGTCTCGTCAACATCGGTACCGCAACAGATCCCTATCAGCCCATCGAGGCACGTCAGCGAGAGACGCGTAAGTGCCTTGAGGTACTTGCGCACTACGGTATTCAAACATCCATCACGACGCGCTCTCCCCTTATCCGTCGCGATATCGACGTCTTGAAACACATGAACATCCAGTCCATCCATATCAGTGTCAATACATTAGACAAATCGGTTTGGCGAAACCTCGAACCGGCAACGCCAGCGCCGCAGAAACGGCTCGAAACCATCCAAACATTGGCGGATGCAGGTCTCCCTGTCGGTATCCTGCTTGCCCCTATCATCCCGCACCTGACGGATTCACGCGAACAATTACATGACGTCATTCATCTCGCGATTCAGCACGGTGCGCATTTTATCATCCCGTCGGTTCTTCGCCTGAGCGGGGAGGTAAAGACGTGGTTCTTGCAGACCATTCAACGACACTACCCCGAACTTGTCGGGAAATACCAGCGTCTATATAAAGGCGCCTATGCCCCACAGTCATATGTGCGGCCCCTCATGGACTCCGTGCACACCATGCTAGACGAACTGCAGATGACGACAGACATTCCAGCACGTCCTCTCTCCCGTTACAATACAGGGCAAGAAGACACTCGTTCGTCCGAGAGTGATGCGTTTACCGGTATTTCGTGTGTAAATAGAGAAGGAATGAACTCGCAGAGCGTACAGTTAACGCTCCCCATCTAA
- a CDS encoding LppP/LprE family lipoprotein: protein MTLTDDALGAPSVREIESVMQRTVETNDATEHFQLTGTPVSITSSNGDTFTAALGTRSPTADGYGQIVFFFHNHRFVGLDSSSEKVAVQSIKPAQSGMQFDVTYANYAPSDPMYAPSLAPVTVSYAWNGSSVTMEGNTSIPSGALNGFSVQTTQSPVNTSAPADAVQAIQSGLPKLAKLVNLPGESTPYLSVDLNADGQPELASAYQTTDGNIGLIVVGLVNGTWKTLWQKTTDGTQLREFNSGAMTGDGTEEIAFQTYIGDGANNVIVLKWTKGQVTPVLNVSGSADIGDFNGNGQMEVANWVHDTGPLENIQLYAWNQTDNRFMAVPNSLYPAYFAGAVYQYDKAISTANATLVPKMVDYAWAETYLNMGDYSKALAKAQAGLRQPKTDYPSDSALQSIANQAQKNEAATKTWSNLPASIKQSINQIIQHYANFYHPVPESTPLVTKQSNGLWSVHVSGLFDSTHNGQYLTATSLTFQVNASGLVTGSLTATDPFATVIWTA, encoded by the coding sequence TTGACGCTCACGGACGACGCCCTGGGTGCGCCCAGCGTGCGTGAAATTGAATCCGTCATGCAACGTACGGTGGAGACAAACGATGCAACCGAACATTTTCAACTTACCGGCACCCCGGTGAGCATCACAAGTTCAAACGGAGATACATTTACAGCGGCCCTAGGCACACGCTCTCCGACAGCCGATGGATACGGGCAGATTGTGTTTTTCTTCCACAATCATCGCTTCGTCGGACTCGATTCATCCTCAGAAAAGGTAGCCGTTCAATCCATCAAACCTGCGCAAAGCGGAATGCAATTCGATGTGACTTATGCAAACTATGCGCCATCCGATCCGATGTATGCCCCCTCCCTCGCACCTGTCACCGTTTCGTACGCGTGGAACGGATCTTCCGTGACCATGGAAGGAAATACGTCAATCCCAAGCGGCGCATTGAACGGCTTCAGCGTGCAAACGACGCAATCTCCGGTCAACACTTCAGCACCGGCAGATGCTGTGCAAGCCATTCAGTCTGGGCTGCCGAAACTTGCGAAACTAGTCAATCTCCCTGGAGAATCCACCCCGTATCTATCTGTTGATCTCAACGCAGACGGCCAACCTGAACTCGCCTCGGCGTATCAAACCACGGATGGAAACATCGGCCTCATCGTCGTTGGCCTCGTCAATGGCACATGGAAAACACTGTGGCAAAAGACAACCGATGGCACCCAGTTGCGCGAATTCAACTCAGGCGCCATGACGGGCGATGGTACTGAGGAAATTGCATTTCAAACGTATATCGGAGACGGAGCGAACAACGTTATCGTTCTCAAGTGGACGAAGGGTCAGGTGACCCCTGTGCTCAATGTGTCGGGCTCAGCAGATATCGGCGATTTCAACGGCAACGGACAAATGGAGGTTGCCAATTGGGTCCACGACACGGGTCCATTAGAAAATATCCAACTATACGCATGGAACCAGACGGACAATCGGTTCATGGCGGTGCCAAACTCGCTATATCCCGCTTACTTCGCAGGGGCAGTATACCAGTACGACAAAGCAATCTCCACTGCAAATGCCACACTTGTACCCAAAATGGTGGACTATGCGTGGGCTGAAACCTATCTGAACATGGGGGATTACAGCAAGGCCCTCGCGAAAGCACAAGCCGGTTTACGCCAACCCAAAACGGATTACCCAAGCGATAGCGCCTTACAATCCATCGCAAACCAAGCACAAAAGAATGAGGCAGCAACGAAAACATGGAGTAACCTACCAGCATCCATCAAGCAATCCATCAATCAAATCATTCAACACTACGCGAATTTCTATCATCCGGTGCCTGAGTCCACTCCGCTTGTAACGAAGCAGTCGAACGGATTATGGTCGGTTCACGTCAGTGGATTATTCGACTCGACGCACAACGGGCAATATTTGACGGCAACCTCGCTCACGTTTCAAGTGAACGCTTCCGGACTTGTCACAGGCTCATTAACAGCGACTGATCCATTTGCAACAGTGATATGGACAGCCTAA